In Providencia hangzhouensis, the DNA window AGGCTTTGAAGCGTGGACGCCAGTCTGCGTGGAGCCAACCTTGAAATACCACCCTTTAATGTTTGATGTTCTAACGTTGCCCCATTATCTGGGGTGCGGACAGTGTCTGGTGGGTAGTTTGACTGGGGCGGTCTCCTCCCAAAGAGTAACGGAGGAGCACGAAGGTTGGCTAAGCATGGTCGGACATCATGCGGTTAGTGCAAAGGCATAAGCCAGCTTGACTGCGAGAGTGACGGCTCGAGCAGGTACGAAAGTAGGTCTTAGTGATCCGGTGGTTCTGAATGGAAGGGCCATCGCTCAACGGATAAAAGGTACTCCGGGGATAACAGGCTGATACCGCCCAAGAGTTCATATCGACGGCGGTGTTTGGCACCTCGATGTCGGCTCATCACATCCTGGGGCTGAAGTAGGTCCCAAGGGTACGGCTGTTCGCCGTTTAAAGTGGTACGCGAGCTGGGTTTAGAACGTCGTGAGACAGTTCGGTCCCTATCTGCCGTGGGCGTTGGAAGATTGAAAGGGGCTGCTCCTAGTACGAGAGGACCGGAGTGGACGCACCACTGGTGTTCGGGTTGTCATGCCAATGGCATTGCCCGGTAGCTAAGTGCGGAAGAGATAACCGCTGAAAGCATCTAAGCGGGAAACTTGCCTTGAGATGAGTCTTCCCTGACTCTTTAAGGGTCCTAAAGGAACGTTTAAGACTAAGACGTTGATAGGTTGGGTGTGTAAGCGTAGCGATACGTTGAGCTAACCAATACTAATGAACCGTGAGGCTTAACCTGACAACACCGAAGGTGTTTTAGAGAGATAGAGTTGTTTTCGAGAAGTGAGAAGCCGAAAGGTGAAGGACACGCAGCTTGTTTGAGATTGAGGTTCTGGTTTAGTGAAGAAAAAACTAAACGGGAACAAAACAGAATTTGTCTGGCGGCAATAGCGCGGTGGTCCCACCTGACCCCATGCCGAACTCAGCAGTGAAACGCCGTAGCGCCGATGGTAGTGTGGGGTCTCCCCATGTGAGAGTAGGGAACTGCCAGACATTAAATTAGTGAGAAAGCCACCCATTGGGTGGCTTTTTTGCGTTTGGAGAAAAAAAGAAAAACAGTGGATGTTGAGGTTAGGTGGGGTGTCTAAGTTTTAGTTCCTGAGTTCCTTAGTTCCTTAGTTCCTTAGCTCCTTAATGTTTTAACCCCTAATTTTAATCCCCTCTTCATCTCTTTTAGCTACTTTTAGGGCTCTCTCTATCTATCACCATCATTAATGAGCGTGTGTGATGCAAAGTAGTGAGTAACAGCTCACAGATTATTTAGGGTAGCGGAATTTTAATAAAATCAAATAAATATTGTGGATTGGATGCTTGCCCATCACGGTGATGAATGATACCGCTTAGGTGGGGTGCCTAACATACTTATCATTTCAAAGGGAGTAGTAAAAGAAGGCATGAAGCATTACTCATTTATAGATAGCGCTAATGAAAAACTTAAAGACCCTAGGGTTAAGATGGCAGTTACATTAAATTTGATAAGCTATAACACCTCAAATTTGATATACTACCTACAGTAACTAATCAAAAAGTGTAAGATTTTCATTATTTTTCTGTGATATAGGGACTTCAAATTTGGCGAAAAGAACCTATTCTGTTCGGTATATTGCAGGTGAGCCCGCTAAACGTATTCAGCCCATGCCTGTACATATGTTAGGAGAATCACTTCCAATAGGTTTACCGCTATTTGCTGCGGGTGAAACTCTTGATGTGGTTACATGGAACATTTATAAGCAGCAGCGCCCAAATTGGAAATATACACTTAATGAGTTAGTGAAAGATAGAAAACTTATTTTGTTGCAAGAAGCTCAAATGTCACCTGAGCTAATATCTTTTGCTGCATCACACAAATTAATTGCTGACCAAGTACCTGCATTACCTTTTTCTCCTCATCCCGCTGGTGTGATGACGCTTGCAGCTTCACACCCAATATATTGCTGTCCTTTAAGAGAAAAAGAACCACTTTTACGGTTAGCTAAATCTGCGTTGATTACGGTATATCCCCTACCAAATGGAAAACATTTGATGGTAGCGAATGTTCATGCAATTAATTTCAGTTTTGGAGTAGATGTTTATACTCGGCAACTAAGTAAATTAGGTGTTCATATTGCTAAACATGTAGGGCCAGTAATCCTAGCAGGTGATTTTAATGCATGGAGTAGACAGCGTGTGAATGCGTTGAAACGATTTATTCGCAGTGTAGGCTTGAAAGAAATTGTATTTAGTGATGATTACCGTACTAAGGCTTTTGGTCGTCCTTTGGATTACGTGTTTTATCGTGGATTGAACGTTAAAGATAGCACTGTACTACCGACAGATGCTTCTGATCATAACCCTATTATGACCAAATTTACGCTTTCTAAGTAATTAAGATTATCTCCCTTATTTTCCCTCGTATTTAATTGTAGATTCGATGAACTACTTTTATGGGGAATATCAGATTGAAATCATCGTTTTTATACATTCTTTTCTTTTTTGCACAAATAGCTAATGGGTCTAGCTTATTGTTGGCAAAACATGCTGAACAGTTGCCTCGTTTAGTTATTTATGACTCATCTTATCGACAAATTTCTTATCCAAAT includes these proteins:
- a CDS encoding endonuclease/exonuclease/phosphatase family protein — protein: MAKRTYSVRYIAGEPAKRIQPMPVHMLGESLPIGLPLFAAGETLDVVTWNIYKQQRPNWKYTLNELVKDRKLILLQEAQMSPELISFAASHKLIADQVPALPFSPHPAGVMTLAASHPIYCCPLREKEPLLRLAKSALITVYPLPNGKHLMVANVHAINFSFGVDVYTRQLSKLGVHIAKHVGPVILAGDFNAWSRQRVNALKRFIRSVGLKEIVFSDDYRTKAFGRPLDYVFYRGLNVKDSTVLPTDASDHNPIMTKFTLSK